A single genomic interval of Dromiciops gliroides isolate mDroGli1 chromosome 1, mDroGli1.pri, whole genome shotgun sequence harbors:
- the IGFALS gene encoding insulin-like growth factor-binding protein complex acid labile subunit: MTQRKGAIPLAVRLLLLPWAMMCPGARCSLSPEGAEPSDPELLKCPGVCACSYDDYSEELNVYCSSRNLTQLPADLPATTKALWLDGNNFTTLPTGAFKNLSGLDFLNLQSSQVGSLEPHAFHGLRALYHLHLERNQLKYLAPNTFLHTQNLVSLTLNNNYFSKVEEGLFAGLSNLWDLNLGWNSLVVLPDTLFHDLPNLRELVMAGNKLAYLQPPLFCSLTELRELDLSGNALRSIKANVFIKLLKLQKLYLSHNLISTIAPRAFLGLRSLRWLDLSHNRIGVLYEETFLGLLSLHVLRLSNNAIASLRPRTFKDLQMLEELQLGHNKIRSLGERTFEGLGQLEVLTLNHNQIQDIKVGAFPGLFNVAVMNLSSNCIKSLPEQVFKGLSKLHSLHLQGSCLNRVQRHTFSGLPGLRRLFLKHNSISVIEDQSLMELHELLELDLSSNALSLLSSRLFHGLKNLEYLLLSHNQLADLSSDTFSSLLRLFWLDLSHNHIETIADGLFAPLGNLRYLSLRNNSLRDFSPQLPALEQLWLEGNKWNCSCSLKGLKEFSLRKPSVVPRFVQAIQERDDCQAPVYTYNNLTCQSPPEVAGLDLRDVGEDHFAHC, translated from the exons ATGACCCAAAGGAAAG GAGCCATTCCCCTGGCAGtgcggctgctgctgctcccCTGGGCAATGATGTGCCCTGGAGCAAGGTGTTCTTTGAGCCCGGAGGGAGCAGAGCCCAGTGATCCGGAGCTCCTCAAATGCCCTGGTGTTTGTGCCTGCAGCTATGATGACTATAGTGAAGAGCTCAATGTATACTGCAGCTCCAGAAACCTCACTCAGCTCCCTGCTGACCTGCCTGCCACCACCAAGGCTCTGTGGCTGGACGGCAACAACTTCACCACTCTCCCCACAGGTGCCTTCAAAAACCTCTCTGGGCTGGATTTCCTCAACCTGCAGAGCAGCCAGGTGGGCAGCCTGGAGCCGCACGCTTTCCACGGACTCAGGGCCTTGTATCACCTACACCTGGAACGAAACCAACTGAAATACCTCGCCCCCAACACCTTCCTGCACACCCAGAACCTGGTCTCCTTGACCCTCAACAACAACTATTTCAGCAAGGTGGAAGAGGGCCTCTTCGCCGGGCTCTCCAACCTCTGGGATCTGAATCTTGGCTGGAACTCGCTGGTGGTTCTCCCAGACACCCTGTTCCATGACCTGCCCAACCTCCGGGAACTGGTCATGGCTGGGAACAAGCTGGCTTACTTGCAGCCCCCGCTCTTCTGCAGCCTCACTGAGCTCCGGGAGCTGGACCTGAGTGGAAACGCCCTCCGCAGCATCAAGGCCAACGTCTTCATCAAGCTGCTGAAGCTGCAGAAGCTCTACCTGAGCCACAATCTCATCAGCACCATCGCGCCCCGggcttttctgggcctcaggtcCCTGCGCTGGCTGGACTTGTCTCACAACCGCATCGGTGTCCTCTATGAGGAGACCTTCCTGGGCCTCCTCAGTCTGCACGTCCTGCGCCTTTCCAACAATGCTATCGCCAGCCTCCGGCCCAGGACCTTCAAAGACCTACAGATGCTGGAGGAGCTGCAGCTCGGGCACAACAAGATCAGGAGCCTCGGGGAGAGGACATTTGAGGGGCTGGGCCAGCTGGAAGTCCTCACTCTTAACCACAATCAGATCCAGGACATCAAGGTTGGCGCATTCCCTGGCCTCTTCAATGTGGCGGTGATGAACTTATCCAGCAACTGCATCAAAAGCCTCCCCGAGCAGGTCTTCAAGGGGCTCAGCAAACTGCACAGCCTCCACCTCCAGGGCAGCTGCCTTAACAGGGTCCAGCGGCACACGTTCTCCGGCCTCCCCGGTTTACGGCGACTCTTCTTGAAGCACAACAGCATCTCTGTGATTGAGGACCAGAGCCTGATGGAGCTGCATGAACTCTTGGAGCTGGATCTTTCGTCCAATGCGCTCTCGCTCCTCTCCAGCCGGCTCTTCCACGGTCTCAAAAACCTGGAGTACCTGCTTCTTTCCCACAACCAGCTGGCAGACCTCTCCTCAGACACCTTCAGCTCCCTCCTGCGCCTGTTCTGGCTTGACCTCTCCCACAACCACATAGAAACCATAGCTGATGGCCTGTTTGCACCTCTGGGGAACCTCAGGTATCTTAGCCTCAGGAACAACTCTCTGAGAGACTTCTCACCCCAGCTCCCAGCCCTAGAACAGCTGTGGCTGGAAGGAAACAAATGGAACTGTAGTTGTTCCCTAAAGGGGCTGAAGGAGTTCTCCCTGCGGAAGCCCAGCGTGGTGCCCCGCTTTGTCCAAGCTATTCAAGAGAGAGATGACTGCCAGGCTCCTGTGTATACCTACAATAACCTCACCTGTCAGAGCCCCCCGGAGGTGGCTGGCCTTGACCTGCGTGATGTTGGAGAGGACCACTTTGCTCACTGTTAG